In Arthrobacter ramosus, one DNA window encodes the following:
- a CDS encoding DUF501 domain-containing protein — translation MAAPVEDNSAPASQESRKPSAHDLEILSRQLGRPVRDVVEIPARCVCGNPLVAATAPRLNNGTPFPTTFYLTHPVITAAVSRLEAGGLMNEMNERLTADEPLAAAYRSAHEAYLQARDEIAGRAGTGDVPEIAGVSAGGMPTRVKCLHVLVGHSLAAGPGVNPLGDEAIRAISEWWTADRCYCDGAWDSAGEAPSRDLSRHGPQGLPDIVGRPAPVRKSKSSHATEPSGEPAAGELNV, via the coding sequence ATGGCAGCGCCAGTGGAAGACAACTCGGCACCTGCATCGCAGGAGTCCCGCAAGCCATCAGCACACGATCTCGAAATCCTCAGCCGCCAGCTCGGACGGCCGGTGCGTGACGTCGTCGAAATCCCGGCGCGCTGCGTGTGCGGCAACCCGCTGGTCGCCGCGACGGCTCCGCGTCTGAACAATGGCACCCCGTTTCCCACGACGTTCTACTTGACGCACCCCGTCATCACCGCCGCCGTGTCGCGGCTGGAGGCCGGCGGGCTCATGAATGAGATGAACGAACGGCTCACGGCTGACGAGCCTTTGGCTGCGGCTTACAGGAGCGCCCACGAAGCCTATCTGCAGGCGCGTGACGAGATTGCCGGACGGGCCGGCACCGGGGACGTCCCCGAGATCGCAGGCGTCTCTGCCGGCGGCATGCCCACCCGCGTCAAGTGCCTCCACGTGCTGGTCGGCCATTCCCTGGCCGCCGGTCCCGGCGTCAATCCGCTCGGTGACGAGGCCATCCGGGCGATCAGCGAATGGTGGACCGCGGACCGCTGCTATTGCGACGGCGCGTGGGACAGTGCGGGGGAGGCCCCGTCCCGGGACCTCAGCCGCCACGGACCGCAGGGCCTGCCGGACATCGTGGGCCGTCCCGCCCCGGTCCGCAAATCCAAGTCCTCCCACGCAACAGAGCCATCAGGGGAACCAGCCGCAGGGGAGCTCAACGTATGA
- a CDS encoding FtsB family cell division protein, which produces MATRRPKVPRADALGRSPQKNPDGGHVIRADFGESRKASAGQQETPVPAGSRQASNAKAEGGTQSKGQSGPKAGSAAKPGRSLPGGPGNTPVVGKASNKTSGAGSAHLDKDHSARPVPAKAFSGRMLALAVVMIAITIMLAPTVKIWLEKKAEISGLEADIASKQAEQASLQKQITRWQDPNYVKQQARDRINMVMPGEAGYWVFGGGVPAGTPGGSTSSGASGSPSNLPWVDGLWESIRRSATD; this is translated from the coding sequence ATGGCCACCCGCCGCCCCAAGGTCCCCCGGGCAGACGCCCTCGGTCGCTCGCCCCAAAAGAACCCCGACGGCGGCCACGTTATCCGTGCCGACTTCGGCGAGTCCCGCAAGGCAAGCGCCGGCCAGCAGGAGACCCCGGTTCCCGCAGGGTCCAGACAGGCGTCCAATGCCAAAGCCGAAGGCGGCACCCAAAGCAAGGGCCAGTCCGGACCCAAGGCTGGTTCTGCGGCGAAACCTGGACGTTCGCTTCCGGGCGGGCCGGGAAACACCCCGGTTGTCGGCAAGGCATCGAACAAAACGTCCGGTGCCGGGTCCGCCCACCTCGACAAGGACCACAGCGCGCGCCCCGTGCCTGCGAAGGCGTTCTCCGGCCGCATGCTTGCCCTCGCCGTGGTGATGATAGCCATCACCATCATGCTCGCGCCCACAGTCAAGATCTGGTTGGAGAAAAAGGCGGAAATCTCCGGCCTGGAAGCCGACATTGCCAGCAAACAGGCCGAGCAGGCCAGCCTCCAAAAGCAGATCACGCGGTGGCAGGATCCCAACTATGTGAAACAACAGGCCCGGGACCGCATTAACATGGTTATGCCGGGTGAAGCAGGCTACTGGGTGTTTGGTGGAGGCGTTCCCGCCGGAACACCGGGCGGAAGCACCAGCTCAGGAGCTTCCGGAAGCCCGTCCAATCTGCCATGGGTGGATGGCCTGTGGGAATCCATCAGGCGCTCGGCAACAGACTAG